From the Bacteroidia bacterium genome, one window contains:
- a CDS encoding T9SS type A sorting domain-containing protein — protein sequence MKNRFAIFAAALLLMASTGVSNAQVSGLPFTQFIGTYTPIGNANVLTTGLVGSLDDGYWTVNFGFPFPFNGNTYTSCFVGTNGYVTLGAGTTSISNVMNVNFTGRAGVLSPFNTDSRSDPANPIRWEVSGTAPNRVLTIQFNGMSYWTNSFPTPNTYNYQVKMYETSGMIEFVYGACTDNAARTVYAGVASTTADFQRRVALQTTNTWATSTANTTSTTAFSNFNATFGPPQGLTYRFGCFVPAGVVTMTLSDASGMFQGYYETPGPIRVNYSVSYPLNEAYSVPITLNFYRVGDPSSTPAYTESFVAQKPVGALNGFHIVNVNLPPAYYIVEAVFSVYNNCLFYEDVRTKVSSLFIKAGTQLCEVWPGDVNNDGIVNYGDRASLNRYIYDANLRSNWLNGPARFIFGAESNPLAYLAWEPQASIPWFTPEGCYMDADGNGVVNNFDYIAIKLNWLRDHGEDMDKRNAFSAATFDMDQNYPNPFNPSTTIRFSVPERSTVTLTVNDMLGREVATLVNGTMESGVHQVLFDAAGLPSGSYVATVVMTGLESGLSFTKTMRMALNK from the coding sequence ATGAAGAATAGATTCGCCATTTTCGCAGCCGCGTTGCTGCTGATGGCATCAACAGGCGTTTCCAACGCGCAGGTCTCGGGCTTGCCATTTACACAGTTCATCGGTACCTACACACCCATCGGCAATGCCAATGTCCTGACCACGGGTCTGGTCGGCAGCCTCGACGACGGGTACTGGACGGTGAACTTCGGCTTTCCATTCCCTTTCAACGGCAACACCTATACTTCCTGCTTCGTCGGGACGAACGGCTATGTGACGCTCGGGGCCGGAACAACGAGTATCAGCAATGTCATGAATGTGAATTTCACGGGTCGGGCCGGTGTGCTGTCACCCTTCAATACGGACTCTCGTTCCGATCCGGCGAATCCCATTCGCTGGGAAGTCAGCGGTACGGCGCCCAACCGTGTGCTCACCATTCAGTTCAATGGCATGTCGTACTGGACCAACAGCTTCCCCACCCCGAACACCTACAATTATCAGGTGAAGATGTACGAAACATCCGGAATGATCGAATTTGTCTATGGTGCGTGCACGGATAACGCTGCCCGTACCGTGTATGCGGGAGTGGCCTCAACTACCGCGGATTTCCAGCGTCGTGTTGCGCTACAGACCACGAACACCTGGGCGACCTCGACGGCCAACACCACCTCCACAACCGCGTTCTCGAATTTCAATGCCACCTTCGGCCCTCCGCAGGGCCTGACGTATCGCTTCGGTTGCTTCGTCCCCGCCGGAGTCGTTACCATGACGCTCAGCGACGCTTCCGGGATGTTTCAGGGATACTACGAGACCCCGGGTCCGATCCGGGTGAATTACTCCGTATCCTATCCTCTGAACGAGGCGTACAGCGTACCGATCACGCTGAACTTCTACCGTGTCGGCGATCCGTCCTCCACCCCCGCGTACACTGAATCCTTTGTGGCGCAAAAGCCGGTCGGTGCACTGAACGGCTTCCATATCGTGAATGTGAATCTGCCGCCGGCGTACTATATCGTGGAGGCAGTGTTCTCGGTGTACAACAATTGCCTCTTCTATGAGGATGTCCGCACGAAAGTCTCCTCGCTCTTTATCAAAGCCGGCACGCAGCTCTGTGAAGTCTGGCCCGGCGATGTGAACAACGACGGCATCGTGAACTACGGCGACCGTGCGTCGCTGAATAGATACATCTACGACGCAAATCTTCGGTCGAACTGGCTGAACGGCCCCGCCCGCTTCATATTTGGCGCTGAAAGCAACCCGCTGGCCTATCTCGCCTGGGAGCCGCAAGCGTCCATTCCCTGGTTCACGCCCGAAGGTTGCTACATGGATGCCGACGGCAACGGCGTGGTCAACAACTTCGATTACATTGCAATCAAGCTGAATTGGCTGCGTGACCATGGCGAGGACATGGACAAACGCAATGCGTTCTCCGCTGCGACGTTTGATATGGATCAGAACTATCCGAATCCATTCAATCCTTCCACCACGATACGGTTCAGCGTACCCGAAAGAAGCACTGTCACATTGACGGTCAACGATATGCTCGGCCGTGAAGTGGCAACCCTCGTGAACGGTACGATGGAGAGCGGTGTGCATCAGGTGCTTTTCGATGCCGCCGGGCTCCCGAGCGGCAGTTACGTAGCAACCGTGGTCATGACCGGTCTCGAAAGCGGTCTCAGCTTCACAAAGACCATGCGCATGGCGCTGAACAAATAG
- the glmS gene encoding glutamine--fructose-6-phosphate transaminase (isomerizing) gives MCGIVGYIGFREATPIILDGLRRLEYRGYDSAGLAILSDNGIRIQKKAGKVADLENLIELHPMNATIGIGHTRWATHGEPNDVNAHPHADHSGGIVLVHNGIIENHLAIRRRLNRDGITFTTDTDTEALVQLISTFFDITNNLEQAVRLALHEIDGTFGIVVMSNREPEKLIAARRGSPLVLGINDNEYFIASDASAIVGHTRQVIFLEDDDIATISRDGYEVKTLGDEIIEHEIELITYDIEQIEKGGFDHFMLKEINEQPQTIQDSMRGRLMTDKGTAKLGGLRDVLPVLNNARRIIITACGTSWHAALVGEYMLEHYARIPVEVEYASEFRYRDPIIHEDDVVIAISQSGETADTLAALREAKKRGATVLGICNVVGSTIARETHAGVFVHAGPEIGVASTKAFTAQLVALSLITLMLGRNRGFISLDEGQTFARELMAIPEKVREILENVDPIRKLAEQYFTATNALYLGRGYNFPTALEGALKLKEISYIHAEGYPAAEMKHGPIALIDENMPVVFLAPQDRIHEKVISNIQEVKARKGQVIAIVNHEDEAITELADHVICIPRTVDFLSPLLTVIPLQLLAYYIAVLRGCNVDQPRNLAKSVTVE, from the coding sequence ATGTGTGGAATAGTTGGATATATCGGTTTCAGGGAAGCGACACCCATCATCCTTGACGGGCTCAGGCGACTTGAATACCGGGGATACGATTCGGCGGGACTGGCCATTTTATCGGACAACGGCATCCGTATCCAAAAGAAGGCCGGGAAAGTGGCCGATCTCGAGAATCTTATCGAGCTCCACCCCATGAATGCCACTATCGGCATCGGTCACACGCGCTGGGCGACCCATGGCGAGCCCAACGACGTCAACGCACATCCGCATGCCGATCATTCCGGCGGCATCGTGCTCGTACACAACGGCATCATCGAAAACCATCTGGCTATTCGGCGCCGGCTCAATCGCGACGGCATAACGTTTACCACCGACACGGACACCGAAGCGCTGGTACAGCTCATTTCCACGTTTTTCGATATTACGAACAACCTCGAGCAAGCCGTTCGGCTCGCCCTTCATGAAATAGACGGTACCTTCGGCATTGTCGTCATGTCCAACAGAGAACCGGAAAAGCTGATCGCCGCCCGTCGCGGTAGTCCGCTGGTGCTCGGCATCAACGACAACGAATATTTCATCGCATCGGATGCCTCGGCCATCGTGGGCCATACACGGCAGGTGATCTTCCTCGAAGACGACGACATCGCAACGATCTCCCGGGATGGCTATGAAGTAAAAACGCTGGGAGATGAAATTATCGAGCACGAAATCGAGCTCATCACCTACGACATCGAGCAGATAGAAAAAGGTGGTTTTGACCATTTCATGCTCAAGGAAATCAATGAGCAGCCGCAGACGATACAGGATTCCATGCGCGGACGGCTCATGACGGATAAGGGCACCGCGAAGCTCGGGGGTCTGCGTGACGTGCTGCCCGTGCTCAACAATGCCCGCCGTATTATCATCACCGCCTGCGGAACCTCCTGGCATGCGGCGCTTGTCGGCGAATACATGCTCGAGCATTACGCCCGCATCCCCGTCGAAGTCGAATACGCCTCCGAATTCCGTTACCGCGATCCCATCATTCATGAGGATGATGTCGTGATCGCCATCAGCCAGAGCGGCGAAACAGCGGACACGCTCGCCGCGTTGCGTGAGGCGAAAAAACGCGGCGCCACGGTGCTCGGAATATGTAATGTCGTAGGAAGCACGATAGCGCGCGAAACACATGCAGGGGTATTCGTCCATGCCGGACCGGAAATAGGTGTGGCCTCCACCAAGGCCTTCACCGCCCAGCTGGTCGCGCTGTCGCTCATCACGCTGATGCTCGGCCGCAACCGCGGATTCATCTCGCTCGACGAGGGGCAAACCTTCGCGCGCGAGCTTATGGCCATACCGGAAAAGGTGCGCGAGATTCTGGAGAACGTCGATCCGATACGCAAACTCGCCGAACAGTATTTCACCGCCACCAATGCACTGTATCTCGGTCGGGGCTACAATTTCCCCACCGCTCTCGAAGGTGCCCTAAAACTGAAGGAAATTTCGTACATCCATGCGGAGGGCTATCCCGCGGCGGAGATGAAGCACGGACCGATCGCACTTATTGATGAAAACATGCCCGTGGTGTTTCTCGCGCCACAGGACAGAATTCACGAAAAAGTGATCAGCAATATCCAGGAAGTAAAAGCCCGCAAGGGACAGGTGATCGCCATCGTCAATCATGAAGACGAAGCCATCACCGAACTGGCCGATCATGTGATCTGCATTCCGCGAACTGTTGATTTTCTCTCGCCACTGCTGACGGTCATCCCGCTGCAGCTCCTGGCCTACTATATCGCCGTTCTGCGCGGCTGCAATGTCGATCAGCCGCGAAATCTGGCAAAGAGCGTTACCGTGGAGTAG